The window TCGGACGAGGACCTGCTCGCGATCGCGGCCGAGCTCGGCTCTGATGTGCCGTTCGCGTTGATCGGGGGCACCGCCCATGGCAGCGGGCGCGGCGAGATCGTGACACCCGTCGAAGACAACGGCGTGTGGTGGTGGGTGATCGTCCCGTCGCGCATCGGACTTTCCACGCCCGAGGTATACCGGCACTTCGATCGGATGTATCCCGACGCCTCCGCCACCCCTTCTCCCGCGCGGGACGTGGTGGCAGCCGTACGAACGGGCAACCCCCACCAGCTCGCCGAGATGCTCTACAACGACCTGGAGGCTCCCGCGATCGACCTACGTCCCGAACTCGGGCGATTGATCGAACGCGGCGAGGCCGAAGGGGCATTGCGCGGGCACATCACGGGCTCTGGTCCGACCGTCACGTTCTTGTGCGAGGACGCGGATTCGGCCCGCGCCGTGGCGCGAGGGTTGTCGGACGAGCAAGACGTGATCCTGGTATGCAACGGCGCCGCCCCCGGCGCGCACCTCGTGGATCTCTCGGTGCACTGAGACTGCAATCGCGGTGGTTTCGGTGGATGCGCGGCCAACGGTGGTGATTTCGAGACGCTCACGTGCGTTCGCTCCTCAACCACCGAGGGGACGGCCGACAACGGCAGATACGTCTGGCCTCACCCCGACTCATGGCCTGACCGCGTAGCCTGCGGGACATGCCCGCTGACTCGCCGACCATTGTCGCCACCTCGGGCGGTTTCACGTTTGATCACCCGCGACTTCCGGTCGCCTTCGGCCCGCTGGTCGACCATTGCGTCGAGCTCTCGGGCGTACACCGACGACGGCCGCGCATCACGTACGTCGGTACGGCGATCGGCGACCAGGAGTTCTTCGCGCACCGGATGTTCGAAGCCGCCCGGGTGGCCGGGTTCGATCTGACTGAGCTGCGGCTCTTCCCGACGCCGAATCTCGATGACATGCGTGGCGCGGTCCTCGACTCGGATGTGGTCTGGGTGATGGGCGGGTCGGTGGTCAACCTGCTGGCGGTCTGGCGAGCGCACGGTCTCGACGCGATCATGCGCGAAGCGTGGGAGGCGGGCGTCGTCCTCGGCGGAGTCTCGGCCGGGTCCATCTGCTGGCATGTCGGTGGCACCACGGACTCCTATGGTCCCGACCTGCGCCCGGTGACAGACGGCCTCGGACTCCTGCCGTACGCCAACGGCGTGCACTACGACGCCGAGGAGCAACGACGTCCCCTGTTGCAACGCCTGGTGGCGGACGGCACCTTGCCCACGGCGTACGCCACTGACGACGGCGTCGGCCTCGTGTACCGCGACACCGAACTGGTCGACGTGGTTGCGGAGGTCCCGGATGCGGCCGCGTATCGGATCGTTCGCGACGGTGAAGGCGCGGTCGAGGAGCGGATCGGAGCCCGACGGATCTAAGCCGCACGTTTCGCGCCTTCGCGTCCCCACTTGGCAGGATTGCCCACGATATGAGCAATCTGATCAACCTTGAGCGCGTCTCCAAGGCGTACGGCGTGCGCCCCCTCCTCTCCGACGTCTCGCTGGGGGTCGGCGTCGGCGAACGCATCGGCATCGTCGGGCGCAATGGCGACGGCAAGACGACACTCCTGCGCGTGCTCACAGGTGCCGACGAGCCCGACGAGGGGCGCGTCTCCAGGCGCGGCGACTTGGCGATCGGCTATCTCCAGCAAGGCGATCCGCTTACCGATACGCATTCCGTACGCGAGGCAGTCCTGGGTGGTCGCGCCGATCACGAGTGGGCTGCTGATCCGATTTCGCGCCAGGTCGTCGAAGAGTTGCTCGCCGGGATCGAACTTGATCGCGTCGTACTCGGCCTCTCCGGTGGCGAGCGGCGCCGCTGCGCCCTCGCGGCGTTGCTGCTGGGGTCGTACGACCTGCTGATCCTCGACGAACCGACCAACCATCTCGACGTGGAAGCTGTCGCGTGGCTCGCCGCACACCTCGCCGCGCGCCCCTCGGCGCTGCTGGTCGTCACGCACGATCGATGGTTCCTCGACGCGGTCGTGCAGCGGACATGGGAGGTCCATGACGGGGTCGTGGATTCGTACGACGGGGGGTACGCGGCGTTCGTGCTCGCCAAGGCCGAGCGCCAGCGGCAGGCCGCCGCGAGCGAGACGCGACGACAGAACTTGATGCGCAAGGAACTCGCCTGGCTGCGTCGCGGTGCACCTGCGCGGACGTCCAAACCGAAGTTTCGCATCGAGGCCGCCAATGCGTTGATCGAGGACGTGCCGCCGCCGCGCGATCGACTCGAGCTGCAAAAATTCGCGGCCCAACGGTTGGGCAAGGACGTGATCGACGTCGAGGACGTGGACCTTTCGCGAGGGTCGCGCCAATTGCTCGCCGGGGCGACCTGGCGTCTCGGCCCGGGCGATCGGGTCGGGATCGTCGGCGTCAACGGCGCCGGCAAGACCTCCGTACTCGCGCTGCTCTCCGGCGGTCTCGCGCCCTCTCACGGCCGCGTTCGCCATGGACGTACGGTCGTCATGCAGCACCTCACCCAAGATGTCTCCGACGACCTCGACCCCGAGGCCAGGGTGCTTGCGACGATCGAATCGATCCGCCGCGTTACGCGGATGGCCGACGGCTCGGACGTCTCGGCTTCGTCGATGCTGGAACGATTCGGCTTCACCGGCGACAAACTGACCGCGCGCATCGGGGATCTCTCCGGCGGCGAGCGGCGGCGATTCCAACTGCTGCGCCTGCTGCTGACCGAGCCGAACGTACTGCTCCTGGACGAGCCCACCAACGACCTCGACATCGAGACGCTCAACGTGCTCGAAGACTTCCTCGATCAGTGGCCTGGGACCCTGATCGTGGTCTCGCACGATCGGTATTTCCTCGAACGAGTCACCGACTCGACCTGGGCGCTGCTGGGTGACGGCCAGATCTCGATGCTCCCGGGTGGGGTGGACGAATACCTCACCCGCCGTGCTGAGTCAGCAGAAGTTCCTGCCCGAATCAGCACAAATGCCCCGCTGAGTCAGCAGAAGTTGCAGGGTGAGTCAGCAGAACTTCCCTCGAAGGCGCGCGCGGGCAGCGCTGCCGAACGCAACGCTCGCAAGAGTCTCGAACGGCTCGACAAGCAGTTGGCGCGCGTAGGCGAGCGAGAGGCCGCGTTGGATGCGCAGATCATCGCGGCTGGCAGCGATTATGAGCGACTTGCCGAACTCAGCAGGGCGTACGAAGAGGTCCGCGCGGAGCGCACGATGCTCGAAGATGAGTGGCTGGAGACGGCCAACGTCCTGGAGTGAGATTGCTGCTGACTCGCCCGCAATATCTGCTGACTCGGCGGGAACTTCTGCTGACTCGCCCGCAATATCTGCTGACTCAGCGGGGAATATCTGCTGACTCGGCGAAGGGGGCGAGCAGGGGACGCAGCAGCGCTGCGAGCCGCTTGCGATCACGTACGGACAGGTCGGTGATCAGAAGCCGCTCGGCCTCGACCAGTTCGGCAAAGGCTGCATCCACCACTGTCCGCCCTGCGGGCAGCAGGCGTACGAGCACCCCTCGCCGGTCGTGCGGGTCAGGCAGCCGATCGACATAGCCGCGCTCGGCCATCCGGTCGATCCGGTTCGTCATCGTCCCGCTGGTCACCATGGTCTCGCGCAACAGGCGGCCGGGTGAGAGTTCGTACGGATCCCCGGCCCGCCGCAGCGCGGCCAACACATCGAACTCCCAGGGTTCGATGCCGTGCGCGCCGAACGCCTGCCGCCGCGCGCGGTCCAGATGGCGGGCCAGTCGCGTGATCCGGCTGAAGACCTCGACCGGGGCGAGGTCTAGATCGGCGCGCTCGCGTGCCCACGCGGCGACCAGCGCATCGACCTCGTCCTGCATGAGAGGAGTGTAGACTCGAATCAAGAATCTTGATGTCAAGAGAATCGAGCAATGGTGAGGCTTCATCACATCCAGGTCGCTTGTCCGCCTGGCGGCGAGGGACAAGCGCGACGCTTCTACGCCGATGCCCTCGGGTTGACGGAGGTCGAGAAGCCGAAGGCGCTCCAGTCCCGCGGCGGTGCCTGGTTCCGGGCGTACGAGGGCGACGCCATCGCCACCGAGATCCACGTCGGCGTCGAGGACCCATTCGTGCCCGCACGCAAGGCGCATCCGGCTCTCCTGGTCGACGATCTGGCGGCCATCGCTCGGCGTCTGCGCGAGACAGGCTTCGAGGTGGATGAGAGCCAACGCGATACTTTCGACGGCTACCTCAGGTTCCACACCTTCGACGGGCACGGGAATCGGGTCGAAGTGCTGCAGCCGCTCGACTAACGTCGCGCGCATGCGCCTGCTCGTCCTGATCGGTCCGCCCGCGGTCGGCAAGATGACGGTGGGTCGCGCGATTGCGCAGCGCTCGGACTTCAGACTGTTTCACAACCATCACTCGATCGAGATGCTGTTGGACGTCTTCGCCTACGGCACGCCACCCTTCGACGCACTCAACGTCGAGATCAGGCGCCGCGTCTTCGAGGAGGCTGCGGCATCCGGGACCAACCTGATCTTCACCTACGTGATGGCGATGGATTCTCAAGGCGATGCCGACTATCTGCGGCGACTGATGGCGCCCTACCTCGACCAGGATGCCGACATCCGCCTCGTCGAACTCCGCGCCGACCTGGCCACCCGACTCGAGCGCAACCGGACCGAGTTCCGTCTCGCGGCCAAGCCGTCCAAGCGCGACCTGGAGTGGTCGGAGGAGAACGTACGCGGGCTCGACGCCGAGCGGCTCGTCTCCCACCCTGAGATCGAGGGTCCGGGGGAGCGCCTCTTCCAAGAGCACGCGACGCTGCGGTTGGACACGACGGACCTGTCAGCGGAAGATGCCGCCGACGAGATCCTGCGCTGGCTCACGGGCGATTGACTCTGGCCGGCCACGACGAGAGGGCCCAGATGAGCACCGAACGCCAGAGCCGGGCTGCCTTGATCATCGCCACGTTGGCGCTGGTGGTGGCGGTGCTCGGAGTGGGCGGTCCACCCGCAGCGCAGGCGATCAAACGCGGCCTGAACGCCGACAAGGTGGACGGCTTCCATGCGGTCAAGGCGGGGGCCAAAGCGCGCAAGCGTGCCGGCAAGTTGGTCGCGACCGATAAGTACGGCCGGGTCCCCGACGCTGCCCTCCTCCAAGGACAGCCGGCAGGGCGTTTCGTGACCAAGGGCAGCAAGGCGACCGACTCCGATCTGCTCGACGGTCTCGATTCGAGTGAGTTCCTCGCCGCGGGTGGCAAGGCCGTCGCCGCCGGCCAGGCCGATCTCGCAAGCAACGCCGGCGCCTTGGGCGGACTCGGACCCGGTCGCTACCTGACCCAACCTGGCGGGCTGAAACTTGTGGCAGCGGGCACGGTCAATTTGGCCGGGCAACTGAGCCGCAGTACCGGGGGGATCACGGTGACCAAGGCCGGGGTGGGCCTCTATGACATCAACTTCGGGGAGTCGTACGCCTGGAACACCTACGTCACCAACCTGACCCTGGTGAATCCGAGCAAGGGAATGATCTCCGCGGCTGCCGCCGTCCCGAAACTGCGCGTCATGACGTTCAGCGCGACCGGCACCGCCGCGGATTCATACTTCCAGTTCATGATCTTCAAACTGCCCTAAGTTACTGAGAAGTAAGGTTCGCGGTATGAACCTTCTTGCGCTCTGGACCAGGCTCTCCGCGCTGCCGCAGGGCGACCGCCTCTTCTCGTTCGTCTTCGGCCAGAAGGCCCCCTATTTCTCGACGATCCGCCCGCTCGTACGCGAGGTGCGGCCCAACCACGTCGAGGTGCTGATCAAGAAGCGGCGTCGCGTGCACAACCACATCAAGACCGTCCACGTGATCGCGATCTGCAACGGTCTGGAGATGGCGATGGGGGCGCTGGCCGAGGCCACGATCCCGCGCGACAAGCGCTGGATCCCCAAGGGGATGGAGGTGTCCTATCCCGCGAAGGCGGACACCGACATCCGGTGCTTCGCCGAGACCGACGCCGCGCAGTGGACAGCAGATGACCCCGATCTGCCCGTACGCGTGTGGGCCGAACGCGCCGACGGCACGGTTGTCGTGGAAGGTGTGATCAAGCTCTGGGTCACGCCCAAAACACCCAAATCGTCTAAGCGCTGATCAGGCCTTCGCGTCGTCCTGCTCGCCGACCATGGCCACTTGCAGGATCTTGCGTTCGCCGACAAACCGACGCTGCACCCAAGTGGCCAGCATCGTCAGCAGCAGGTTGATCACGACGTACAACCCGCCGATCACGATGATCACCGCGACGTGGTTGTTGAAGCCCTGATAGAGCGGCTTGACCAGCGCGGTCAGGCCGGGCGCGAGGATGTAGAACCCCAGGCTGGTGTCCTTCAACACCACCACGCACTGGCTGATGATCGCCGGCACCATGATCTTGACGCCCTGAGGGAGCAGGATCTCGCGCATCACCTGGGATTTGCGCATGCCGATCGCGTACGCCGCCTCGCCCTGCCCCTTGGGCACCGCATTGATGCCGGCGCGAAAGACCTCCGCCAGGACAGCGCCGTTGTAGAGCGTCAGCGCCAAGATCACCGACCAGTACGCCCGGGAGTCGACGTCGCTGATCGGGCGGAAGATCGCGAAGAACCCCAAGATCATCAACATCAGCACCGGCACGGCGCGGAAGAACTCCACGACCAGCCAGCAGAACCACCGCACCGGCCGGTGATCGGAGAGTTTGCCGACCCCGAAGATCAATCCGAAGACGACCGCGAGCACCACTGCGACCGCGGCCATCTCCAGGGTCTTGACCAGACCGTCCACGAGGATCGCCCGGATATAGCGCGGCGTGACGAAAGGTTCCCACTTCTCGTACGCCAACTGGCCGGTTGCTTGGAGCCGCCAGAGGGCGAACGCGAGCGCGGCGAGCAACGTGACGATCGCGACCACCGTGTAGGCGCGATGCCGCGCGATCGTACGAGGCCCCGGCGCATCGAAGAGGACACTGGACTGGCTCATGCGACCCTCCAGCGACGTTCGAGGAAGATCGCCACGGCCGAGATCAGTTCGACCAGGATGATGTAGCCCAGCGCGAAAGCGATGAAGATCTCCCAGCGGTCACTGGCGTTGTTGTTGGTCATCGCGCGCATCCGAGAGACCGCCTCGGCGACGCCGAAGACGGCAGCGACCGAGGTGTTCTTCAACAGCGCGATGAACGTGCTGGCCAGTGGCGGCACCGACGCACGAATCGCCTGGGGGAGTACGACGTTGGTCATCACCTGGGAGAAGGGCAAGCCGATCGCCCTCGCTGCCTCGGCCTGCCCCAGCGGGACGGCGTTGACACCCGAGCGCAGGGATTCGCACACGAAGGTCGACGTGTAGAGCGTCAATCCCGCGACTGCGGCCCCGAAGAACGAGGTGAAGTCGAAGGGCCCGATGTGCACGTCGAGCCAGCGGAAGTTGATGCCCAGCTTGGGTGCCGCGATCGAGAAGAACATCAGCACGATCAGCAGCGGCGTGTTGCGTACGAGGGTCACGTAGCCGGCCGCAGCGCGGCGCAGCACCGAGATCGGTCCGACGTACATCGCCACGAGCAACGTGCCCAACGCCATCGCCAGCACGCCCGACGCGAGGAAGAGCGCGATCGTGTAGCCGAAGGCCTTCAACACCACATCGATGTTGTCGAGGACGACCTGCACGCGCGCACCTCCTTCCTCGCGTCAGGGCTTGAGCCGGGGGATCAGGACGGGCAGGAGTTCAGCTGCGGGAAGTCAGGCGTCTCCACGCCCGAGGGTCCAAGCGTCGCCTCGAAAGCCTCCGCCCAGACGCCGTCGTCGTTGGCCTTGGTCAACGTGTCGACGATCCACTGGCACATCTCCGGCTTGTCCTTGGAGTAGCCGACACCGATGTTCTCCTCGGAGAACTGGTCGCCCACGACCTTCAGTTCGCCCTCGTTCTGAGCGGCGAGGCCAGCCAGGATCGAGCCGTCGGTGCTCATCGCTTCGACAGAGCCGTCGAGCACCTTCTGCGCGCAGTCGGAGTAGGTATCCAGACCGACGCCCTTCGCGCCTTCCGCCTCGATGTTCTCCAGCGAGGTCGAGCCCGTGACCGAGCAGACCTCCTTGCCCTCGACGTCGGCGACGCTCTCGATGTCGCTGTCCGACTTCACCAGCAACTGCTGGCCGGTGATCATGTAGGGCCCGGCCTGGCCGACGACCTTCTGTCGGTCGTCGGTGATGGAGTAGGACGCGAGCACGAGGTCGACCGTGCCGTCCTGGAGGAACGGCTCGCGGTTGTCCGAGATCGTCTCGACCCACTTGACCTTGTCGCTGTCCGGGTCGATGCCCAGGCTGGCGACCAGGATCTTGGCCATCTCGACGTCGAAGCCCTCGGGCATGTCGGACGCGGCGTCCTTATACCCCAGGCCGGGCTGGTCGTACTTCACGCCGACCTTGATCGTGCCCGCATCGGCGAGCTCCTTCATCCGGGTGCCGTCGTCGAACGAGCTGGCCGCGTCGTCCTTGACGTCCACGTCCGGTCCGTCGTCACCGCTGCCGGCGTCTCCACAGGCTGCCAGCGAGAGCCCGAGTCCGGCGACGGCGAGCACCGCCTTCGTACGAGTGAATCTCATCTGTTTCTCCTTCTCTCCCGGCCCGAGAGGCCTCGTTTGATGGGGATGACGTGTGATGGCTCAGTGCTTGAGGATCTTGCTCAGGAAGTCTTTGGCGCGATCGGATTCGGGGTTGGTGAAGAACTCCTCGGGAGTGTTCTCCTCGACGATGGCGCCGTCGGCCATGAACACCACGCGATCGGCAGCCGTACGCGCGAAGCCCATCTCGTGGGTGACCACGATCATCGTCATGCCCTGCTTGGCCAGATCGACCATGACGTCGAGGACCTCTTTGATCATCTCGGGGTCGAGCGCCGAGGTGGGCTCGTCGAAGAGCATCACCTTGGGCTCCATCGCGAGAGCGCGCGCGATCGCCACGCGCTGCTGCTGGCCGCCGGAGAGTTGCGCTGGGTACTTCTCGGCCTGATGTCCGACGCCGACGCGTTCGAGCAACTCGCGAGCGCGTGAGTCGGCTTCCTTCTTCGATGCTCCGCGGACCTTGATCGGACCGAGTGTCACGTTTTCGAGGATGGTCTTGTGGGCGAACAGGTTGAAGCTCTGGAAGACCATGCCGACCTCGGCGCGTAGCGCAGCGAGTGCCTTGCCCTCCTGCGGGAGTTCCCTGCCGTCGAGGGTGATCGCGCCGTTATCGATCGTCTCCAGACGGTTGATCGTGCGGCACAGCGTCGACTTGCCGGAGCCGGACGGGCCGATCACGACGACCACTTCGCCCGCGTGGACGGTGAGATCGATCGACTTCAGGGCATGCAGTGATCCGAAGTGCTTGTTGACCCCAGTGAGGACGACCAGCGGGGCTCCGCGTGCACTCGTCCCCGGGTCATGGCCTCCCGAGTCCATGACCGCAACCTAATAGGTCGCGCCGACAAGTGGCCATGTCCGAAGTCGGATGTTCTCGGATCGTGACCCCACTTCGAACCGGCTCACCCCACGCCCTGCCCGAAGATTCGCCAGCGATCCTGCGCATCGCGGGTGAGCTGATAGCCCCACACGGTCTCGCCGTCGGGCAGCGAGACGTCCGCGCGAAACCGACGCGAGGTCAAGGTGAAACGCACCGGGACTCGCATCACCTCGTCTCCCTCGGCCTTGCCGGACCACGCCGGGTCTTCCTTCTGTGGGTCACTGATCTCGATGTCGTCGAGGCTCGCCACTCGATGGCACCAGCCGGTCGCGTCTTCGGGCTCGGTCAGCAGCGACGACGCGCGATCACAGTCGTGCTTGTTGAGCGCTTCGAGATAGGTGCGTACGACCTCCTCGGGCGGCGCGTCGTCGGCCGGCGCCGCGACGTCGCCGGTCTTGAGTGGAGGCAAGAACGCGGGGCTCGTGACGACACCGAGGACAAGGAGAACGCCTAGGGTGCTGCCGATCAACGCACTCTTCACGATTGACTGACGCTCCTTGTCCGTCTGCGGTTGCCCGTACGCTCTCACGACATGACGCCCACCGTGCTCGTCGTGCACCACACCGTGTCGCCCGCGCTGGCCGAGTTGGTGGAGGCGGTCGTCGCGGGGATCCGGCACCCTGACCTCGAAGGTGCGGTCCGAGCAAACGTACGCCCGGCGCTGTCGACGACCGGGGCAGACGTGCTGGCAGCGAGTGCGTACGCGCTGATCACGCCGGTGAACATCGGCTATATGAGCGGCGCGCTGAAGCACTTCTTCGACACCGTCTACTACCCGTGCCTGACCGCGACGGTGCGTCGGCCGTACGCGCTGGTCGTGCATGGCAACAACGACGTGGCTGGGGGCGTGCGCAGTGTCGAGAGCATCGCCGGTGGCCTGGAGTGGGCGCGAGTGATCGCCCCGGTCGAGGTGGTTGGGGACGTGAGCGCGCAGGCGCGTGAGGCCTGCGCCGAACTCGGCGGGACCCTGGCCGCGACGATCATGGAGTAGTCGGTGGGGCGCCGTACCCTTGAGCGGTTATGACTGAGACCGCCGCACGCACGTACGAAGTGAAGACGTACGGATGCCAGATGAACGTCCACGACTCCGAGCGCCTGACCGGGCTGCTGGAGGACGCGGGCTATCAGGCCGCGCCCGAGGGCGAGCAGGCAGACGTGGTCGTCTTCAACACGTGCGCGGTGCGCGAGAACGCCGACAACCGGCTCTACGGCAACCTCGGCCACCTCGCGCCGGTGAAGGCCAAGAAGCCCGGCATGCAGATCGCCGTCGGTGGCTGCATGGCGCAGAAGGATCGCGACACGATCATCAAACGCGCCCCGTGGGTCGACGTCGTGTTCGGTACGCACAACATCGGCTCGCTGCCCGCGTTGCTGGATCGCGCTCGCGCGGCCGAGGAGGCCCAGGTCGAGATCCTGGAGTCGCTGGAGGTCTTCCCGAGCACGCTGCCGACCAAGCGCGAGAGTGCGTACGCCGCCTGGGTCTCGATCAGTGTCGGTTGCAACAACACCTGCACGTTCTGCATCGTGCCCTCGCTGCGGGGCAAGGAGAAGGACCGCCGACCGGGCGAGATCCTCGCCGAGATCGAGGCGCTCGTGGCCGATGGTGTCTGCGAGGTCACGCTGCTGGGGCAGAACGTCAACGCGTACGGCGTGGAGTTCGGCGATCGGCAGGCCTTCAGCAAGTTGCTGCGCGCGTGCGGTGAGATCGAGGGCCTGGAGCGGGTGCGCTTCACCTCCCCGCACCCGGCGGAGTTCACCGACGACGTGATCGAGGCGATGGCGCAGACGCCCAACGTGATGCCGCAGCTGCACATGCCGCTGCAGTCCGGCTCCGATCGAGTCCTCAAGGCGATGAGGCGGTCATATCGGCAGGCCAAATTCCTGGGCATCTTGGATCGCGTCCGCGCCGTGATGCCCGACGCCGCCATCTCCACCGACATCATCGTCGGCTTCCCCGGAGAGACCGAGGAAGACTTCCAAGCCACGTTGGATGTCGTACGCCAGGCGCGGTTCGCGCAGGCCTACACGTTCCAATACTCCATCCGCCCGGGCACTCCGGCCGCGACGATGCCCGACCAGATCTCACCCGAGGTCGTCAAGGTCCGCTATCAGCGACTCTTCGCGCTGGTCGAAGAGATTGCGTGGGCGGAGAACCAGAAGCTGGTCGGTCGCACCATCGAGTTGCTGGTCGCCGAGGGCGAGGGACGCAAGGATGCGGCGACGCATCGGTTGAGCGGGCGGGGTCCCGACAACCGGCTCGTGCACTTCAATCCGGAGGGCGCGGACGGCGTACGCCCGGGCGACATGGTCACCGTCGAGATCACGTACGCCGCACCGCACCACTTGGTGGCCGACGGCCCGGTGCTGTCCTTGCGTCGTACGAGGTCGGGCGATGCCTGGGAGCGGCGTACGGCTGAGCCGGTGTCGACTGGCGTCGGGCTCGGCATGCCGACCGTCGGCGTACCCGTGCCGCTGCCGGACGCTCCGGCCTGTCGCTGAGCGTCAGGCCGGCTCCTCGGGGTCGCCCTCTTCGTTCTCCTGACCGGCCTCGGGGGTGTCCTCCTCGCCGGTCTCCTGATCGTCGGCCGCCCCCTCAGGCGCTTGCTGCTTGTCATCGGGCTCGGTGATCTCGGCGGGCACCATGTCGTCCACCGCGGGATTGCTGTCGGGTTCGAGATCCGGCACCGTCGGCGCGTCGGGGATCTCGCCGTACTTCTCCTCGTCGGCGATCGAGTCAGCTCCGCCGGGGAAGCGCTCGGGGGGTTCGGTGGTGGCCTCGGGGAGGTCGCCGAGTTCGTCAGCCATGGTCGTGCTCCTTGAAGCCGAAGGTCAGATAGGGCTTCACTGTGCCCTCGCGGATCGCGTCCAACACCACCCGTTCGTGGGGGACGACAGGGTCAGGAAGGTCGTCGAGGCGACACCACCGGATCTCGGCGTTCTTGCGCGGCTCCAGGATCGTGGGCTCACCCCGCCACGATGACGCCGTGAAGAAGAAGTCGACGCGCTCGTCGATCGGGTCGGCGTACATCGTGCGACTCATCGTGGTCACGAACGTCAGGTCGAGGTCGGTGACGCCGAGTTCCTCGACTGCTTCACGGCGCGCGGCGGCGTACGCATCCTCGCCACGCTCTACGTGCCCGGCGATCCCGGCGGCCCAGTAGCCGTCGCGGTAGCCGGTGTTCTGCCGCAGGCACAGCAGCACCTCGGTGTCGGCTCCCGCACTGCGCGTCAGATAGACGTACGACGCGGGCACGACTACGAATCGATCGGTCACTCGCGTGGGTCCTGCTGGGGCGCGTTGGCCGGGTCGGTCGGGGAGAGTTCCGGGTCGTTCGGCTGCGCGGGCTCGGTGGGGGCGGACTCGGTCGGCTCAGAAGGCGTCGGCTGGCCGATGTCGTCGTCTGTGCAGTCGAGCCCGTCGGCCGCATCCTTGGCCTGGTCACCGCTGAACTGTTGCTGGCTCATCAGGTCTCCTTGTTCCGAGTTGAGGTGGCCAAGGCAACCGCAGGGATCGCAAATCGGCAACGCCCTCCCCGCCAACGAGGAGGGCGCTTCGCTCAGTTGATGTCGTCGTTCTTGCCGTCGAGTGAGTCGAGGGTGTCTTTGGCCTTCTCGACCCCGAGGTCGACCTTGTCGCCCAAGCCGGTCTTCTCGCTGATGACATCGCCGGCCTTGTCGAGCCCGTCCGCGATCTTGTCGCCCTGGCTGTCCACCGCCGCGGTCAGCTTGTCCTTGGCGTCGTCGAGGAAGCCCATGTTGTCTCCTAGATGTTTCGTGGATGAGGTCGTGGCCCTCCAAAAGGGTGTGCCCACGCGTGAAACAGTAGCCCCGTGGTCGTCACACCCAGCGTCAAGCCGATCATCGCGGTCGTCGGCGCGACCGCCTCGGGCAAGACCGACCTGTCCCTCGACCTGGCCGAGCGCCTCGACGGCGAGATCGTCAATACCGATGCGATGGCGATCTATCGCGGCATGGACATCGGCATCGCCAAGATCCCGATCGAGCAACGCCGAGGGATCGCACACCATCTGCTCGATTTCGCGACCGTACGAGATGCCGACGTCAGCGTCGCCGACTTCCAGCGCCGGGCGCGGGCGGTGATCGCCGAGATCCGCGACCGCGGCAAGGTCCCGATCCTGGTGGGGGGATCGGCTCTCTACACCCGCGCGATCCTC of the Nocardioides sp. genome contains:
- a CDS encoding amino acid ABC transporter permease: MSQSSVLFDAPGPRTIARHRAYTVVAIVTLLAALAFALWRLQATGQLAYEKWEPFVTPRYIRAILVDGLVKTLEMAAVAVVLAVVFGLIFGVGKLSDHRPVRWFCWLVVEFFRAVPVLMLMILGFFAIFRPISDVDSRAYWSVILALTLYNGAVLAEVFRAGINAVPKGQGEAAYAIGMRKSQVMREILLPQGVKIMVPAIISQCVVVLKDTSLGFYILAPGLTALVKPLYQGFNNHVAVIIVIGGLYVVINLLLTMLATWVQRRFVGERKILQVAMVGEQDDAKA
- a CDS encoding amino acid ABC transporter permease; this translates as MQVVLDNIDVVLKAFGYTIALFLASGVLAMALGTLLVAMYVGPISVLRRAAAGYVTLVRNTPLLIVLMFFSIAAPKLGINFRWLDVHIGPFDFTSFFGAAVAGLTLYTSTFVCESLRSGVNAVPLGQAEAARAIGLPFSQVMTNVVLPQAIRASVPPLASTFIALLKNTSVAAVFGVAEAVSRMRAMTNNNASDRWEIFIAFALGYIILVELISAVAIFLERRWRVA
- a CDS encoding glutamate ABC transporter substrate-binding protein, producing MRFTRTKAVLAVAGLGLSLAACGDAGSGDDGPDVDVKDDAASSFDDGTRMKELADAGTIKVGVKYDQPGLGYKDAASDMPEGFDVEMAKILVASLGIDPDSDKVKWVETISDNREPFLQDGTVDLVLASYSITDDRQKVVGQAGPYMITGQQLLVKSDSDIESVADVEGKEVCSVTGSTSLENIEAEGAKGVGLDTYSDCAQKVLDGSVEAMSTDGSILAGLAAQNEGELKVVGDQFSEENIGVGYSKDKPEMCQWIVDTLTKANDDGVWAEAFEATLGPSGVETPDFPQLNSCPS
- a CDS encoding amino acid ABC transporter ATP-binding protein: MVVLTGVNKHFGSLHALKSIDLTVHAGEVVVVIGPSGSGKSTLCRTINRLETIDNGAITLDGRELPQEGKALAALRAEVGMVFQSFNLFAHKTILENVTLGPIKVRGASKKEADSRARELLERVGVGHQAEKYPAQLSGGQQQRVAIARALAMEPKVMLFDEPTSALDPEMIKEVLDVMVDLAKQGMTMIVVTHEMGFARTAADRVVFMADGAIVEENTPEEFFTNPESDRAKDFLSKILKH
- a CDS encoding flavodoxin family protein, translated to MTPTVLVVHHTVSPALAELVEAVVAGIRHPDLEGAVRANVRPALSTTGADVLAASAYALITPVNIGYMSGALKHFFDTVYYPCLTATVRRPYALVVHGNNDVAGGVRSVESIAGGLEWARVIAPVEVVGDVSAQAREACAELGGTLAATIME
- the miaB gene encoding tRNA (N6-isopentenyl adenosine(37)-C2)-methylthiotransferase MiaB, producing MTETAARTYEVKTYGCQMNVHDSERLTGLLEDAGYQAAPEGEQADVVVFNTCAVRENADNRLYGNLGHLAPVKAKKPGMQIAVGGCMAQKDRDTIIKRAPWVDVVFGTHNIGSLPALLDRARAAEEAQVEILESLEVFPSTLPTKRESAYAAWVSISVGCNNTCTFCIVPSLRGKEKDRRPGEILAEIEALVADGVCEVTLLGQNVNAYGVEFGDRQAFSKLLRACGEIEGLERVRFTSPHPAEFTDDVIEAMAQTPNVMPQLHMPLQSGSDRVLKAMRRSYRQAKFLGILDRVRAVMPDAAISTDIIVGFPGETEEDFQATLDVVRQARFAQAYTFQYSIRPGTPAATMPDQISPEVVKVRYQRLFALVEEIAWAENQKLVGRTIELLVAEGEGRKDAATHRLSGRGPDNRLVHFNPEGADGVRPGDMVTVEITYAAPHHLVADGPVLSLRRTRSGDAWERRTAEPVSTGVGLGMPTVGVPVPLPDAPACR
- a CDS encoding NUDIX domain-containing protein; translated protein: MTDRFVVVPASYVYLTRSAGADTEVLLCLRQNTGYRDGYWAAGIAGHVERGEDAYAAARREAVEELGVTDLDLTFVTTMSRTMYADPIDERVDFFFTASSWRGEPTILEPRKNAEIRWCRLDDLPDPVVPHERVVLDAIREGTVKPYLTFGFKEHDHG
- a CDS encoding antitoxin, with the translated sequence MGFLDDAKDKLTAAVDSQGDKIADGLDKAGDVISEKTGLGDKVDLGVEKAKDTLDSLDGKNDDIN